The Pogoniulus pusillus isolate bPogPus1 chromosome 6, bPogPus1.pri, whole genome shotgun sequence genomic interval TACTGGGGGGCGTGAGTGGGGGCTACTGAGGGGGCTACTGGGGGGTGTGAGTGGGGGCTACTGAGGGGGCTACTGGGGGGTGTGAGTGGGGGCTACTGGGGGGGCTGCTTAGGGGCATCAGTGGGGGCCACTGAGGGCTACTGGGGGGCGTGAGTGGGGGCTACTGAGGGGGCTACTGGGGGGCGTGAGTGGGGGCTACTGAGGGGGCTACTGGGGGGTGTGAGTGGGGgctactgggggggggggggggctgaggccaacccccagctctgtgccctcccctcccaagaGGGGACCAGTGCAGAGTGTGGGGGGGAactgggaaggagctgccccctccctcccctcctcctcctcctgccccggagctgtggggtgctgggggagggcaggTTCGGTGCCCCCCTGCcatctccccctgcccccctccaccCCATCAGGTGCCGTGGgcctgcagcctcccagtatCACCAGTTTGAGGACCCCAGCACAGCGCCCCCATCTGGGTGAGGGACCCCTCCCCACtgcaggggaaaaaggggggggaggttgTGAGGAGACCCCCCCCGAGGGTTGGACCTCAGTACCTCCTCCCAGTATCCCCCCActggccccagagctgctcatgGTCCCCTGTACCCTGGCAtccccccccatcccctcccagtaCCCCTAAAGCTGCTCATGGTCCCCCCCACCTCAGCATCCCCCTCCCCagtcccccccccgccccctcccaGTACCCCTAAAGCTGCTCATGGTCCCCCCCACCTCAGCATCCCCCTCCCCAGTCCCCCCCCCGTCCCCTCCCAGTACCCCTAAAGCTGCTCATGGTCCCCCCCCACCTCAGCATCCCCCTCCCCAGTCCCCCTAAAGCTGCTCATGCCCTCCTCagtgccccccagtgcccccctaCCGCTGGCCACATCCTTCCCTCAGCTGGTAGAATGTGccctgggtggcagcaggagccctccccagcccctggtGCCCAAtgtgccctggctgtgccctggcaggTGCCAAGGTGAGGGTGTCCTGCCATGCccgcagcagcctgccccagctcagcctgctctaCTGGCTGGGCAATGGCAGCTTCGTGGAGAGCCTGCGGCCAGAGGGCACCCTGAGGGAGGGCACCACCCTGTGAGTGCCctctgggcaggggctgctgctggggggcagggggcaagggcaggaggagtaGAGACCTTCACCCGGGAGCTGGGTtggcaggggctgctggggtgGCAAGTCCTGgtggtgggtgctggggtggcAGGTCCTGgtggtgggtgctggggtggcaggggctggtggtgggcaggggctgctgggtgctggggtggcaggggctggtggtgggcaggggctgctgggtgctggggtggcaggggctggtggtgggtgctgggttggcaggggctggtggtgggcagaggctgctgggtgctgagttggcaggggctggtggtgggcaggggctggtggtgggcagaggccgctgggtgctggggtggcaggggctggtggTGGGTGCTGGTTTGGGGAGGTCCTgctggtgggtgctgggtgctgggctgggcagacCCTGCTGATGGATGCCCTTTgggtggcacagggaggtgccCTGTGGCCCGGGGCTGGTCGCCCTCCGCCGGGACCTGctcttcagctccttcagcagctggcacctgcaCACCAACTTCACCTGTGTGCTGCTCAGCCCCAtgggtgcccacagcagggagctgagctggcccccggcagcccagccccagcctggcagcagccccacggggcccagctgcagctcctcagctgctcctgcagctccttgaagACCCTGGGGGAGGTCCCACCAGAGATGGGGCCCTGGGGGGGGCGAATAAAGCACCTGAAGGCTGCttggtgccagccctgccctagGGACAGGAGGCCTggggggagaagaggtggaTCAGGAGGTGGCATCTGGGATCAGTGCTGccgagggcaggagcagcctggagcaggagatcCCTGCCTGGGATCCATCCCTGAccttctcctgtgctgctgagggcttggagcagcctggagcaggagatcCCTGCCCGGGATCCATCCCTGAGCTTCTTCTGTGCTGccgagggctgggagcagcctggagcaggagatcCCTGCCTGGGATCCATCCCTGAGCTTCTCCTGTGCTGccgagggcaggagcagcctggagcaggagatcCCTGCCTGGGATCCATCCTTGACCTTCTCCTGTGCTGCCGagggcttggagcagcctggagcaggagatcCCTGCCTGGGATCCATCCCTGAGCTTCTCCTGTGCTGCCGAGAgcttggagcagcctggagcaggagatcCCTGCCTGGGATCCATCCCTGAGCTTCTCCTGTGCTGccgagggcaggagcagcctggagcaggagatcCCTGCCTGGGATCCATCCTTGACCTTCTCCTGTGCTGCCGagggcttggagcagcctggagcaggagatcCCTGCCTGGGATCCATCCCTGAGCTTCTCCTGTGCTGCCGAGAgcttggagcagcctggagcaggagatcCCTGCCTGGGATCCATCCCTGAGCTTCTCCTGTGCTGccgagggcaggagcagcctggagcaggagatcCCTGCCTGGGATCCATCCCTGAGCTTctcctgtgctgcccagggcaggagcagcctggagcaggagatcC includes:
- the IL18BP gene encoding interleukin-18-binding protein isoform X1 — its product is MAATGTGSAAGGPLALPGHLLLALLCWGLASCCWGGAVGLQPPSITSLRTPAQRPHLGAKVRVSCHARSSLPQLSLLYWLGNGSFVESLRPEGTLREGTTLEVPCGPGLVALRRDLLFSSFSSWHLHTNFTCVLLSPMGAHSRELSWPPAAQPQPGSSPTGPSCSSSAAPAAP
- the IL18BP gene encoding interleukin-18-binding protein isoform X2; translated protein: MAATGTGSAAGGAVGLQPPSITSLRTPAQRPHLGAKVRVSCHARSSLPQLSLLYWLGNGSFVESLRPEGTLREGTTLEVPCGPGLVALRRDLLFSSFSSWHLHTNFTCVLLSPMGAHSRELSWPPAAQPQPGSSPTGPSCSSSAAPAAP